One genomic region from Jeotgalibacillus haloalkalitolerans encodes:
- a CDS encoding DUF6366 family protein: MSEEKQTAGDRREKLRQKELRSASSGIHGSNLSDLVGSLGWKGTGILILVIIIGLIAASYFFN; the protein is encoded by the coding sequence ATGAGTGAAGAGAAACAAACTGCTGGGGATAGAAGAGAAAAGTTGAGGCAAAAAGAGTTGAGAAGTGCTTCAAGCGGTATTCATGGCAGTAATCTTTCCGATCTCGTCGGTTCATTAGGGTGGAAGGGGACTGGCATACTGATACTCGTTATTATTATTGGCTTGATCGCAGCGTCATACTTTTTTAATTGA
- a CDS encoding DUF2187 family protein — protein MTQANVGQKVKFTRHGFDITGEVTKILERSVIVSISEEDALLLDYGTNFTVVSHENYKVVEKA, from the coding sequence ATGACACAGGCTAATGTAGGACAGAAAGTTAAATTTACACGCCATGGATTTGATATCACTGGCGAAGTGACAAAAATTCTCGAACGATCTGTGATTGTAAGTATATCAGAAGAGGACGCTTTGCTTTTAGATTACGGTACAAACTTCACAGTTGTTTCGCATGAAAATTATAAAGTGGTAGAAAAAGCTTAA
- the fhuF gene encoding siderophore-iron reductase FhuF — translation MNQQELLSYIEDAFPVRFSETTLGTEWKLSEWLSEDTVADDLAYIQRIQEAPRLMVAGSLSMKRTAFTLVSVLLAHYKSGEAWDLSSSDVRLVHDQDAPFQLGVHLSGIQSYDDQPAWDELLRRLYADWVKPLIQSVEKAGKVKQIVLWENFFIYLRWFYKSLAPELKGLEQQDWDSHWQQIVSEDFFGDNEPNPFTHLEQFEAKRKLEDARVRSTCCYKYMLPGKKNCRTCCLIKE, via the coding sequence ATGAATCAACAGGAACTTTTATCTTATATAGAAGACGCGTTTCCAGTCAGGTTCAGTGAAACAACTCTTGGGACGGAGTGGAAGCTTTCAGAATGGCTTTCAGAAGATACCGTAGCGGATGATCTTGCGTATATTCAGCGGATCCAGGAAGCCCCGAGACTGATGGTAGCAGGCTCCCTTTCAATGAAACGGACGGCCTTTACCCTTGTCAGTGTGCTGCTTGCCCATTATAAAAGCGGTGAAGCCTGGGACCTGTCTTCTTCTGATGTCAGACTCGTCCATGATCAGGATGCGCCATTTCAGCTAGGGGTACATCTGAGCGGTATTCAATCTTACGATGATCAGCCTGCGTGGGATGAATTGCTGAGAAGATTATACGCGGACTGGGTGAAGCCGTTGATTCAGTCTGTTGAGAAAGCCGGTAAAGTGAAGCAGATTGTGCTGTGGGAAAACTTTTTCATTTACCTGAGATGGTTCTATAAAAGTCTTGCCCCTGAGTTAAAAGGGCTTGAACAGCAGGACTGGGATTCGCACTGGCAGCAGATCGTCTCAGAAGATTTCTTTGGAGATAATGAGCCGAATCCATTTACCCATCTTGAACAATTCGAAGCAAAACGTAAGCTTGAGGATGCACGTGTCAGAAGCACGTGCTGCTATAAATATATGCTCCCGGGCAAGAAGAACTGCCGGACATGCTGCCTGATTAAAGAATAA
- a CDS encoding pyridoxamine 5'-phosphate oxidase family protein, whose translation MNQKELKDHILNVLENNKTGTLATVKNNRPHSRYMTFYNEGYVLHTPTSIDTHKAEEIDDNPFVHVLLGYEGDGYADSYVEVEGTAVIRDSKEIKEKLWNERFSNWFEGPDDPKYVVLEVEPTSIRLMNSGEEPQSLDLDK comes from the coding sequence ATGAACCAGAAAGAACTGAAGGACCATATTTTAAATGTACTTGAAAATAATAAAACAGGGACGCTTGCAACGGTGAAAAACAACCGTCCGCATTCACGTTATATGACCTTTTATAATGAGGGCTATGTGCTTCATACACCAACGAGTATTGATACGCATAAAGCTGAAGAAATTGATGACAATCCATTTGTGCATGTATTACTCGGATATGAGGGAGACGGATATGCCGATTCATATGTAGAGGTTGAAGGGACAGCTGTGATCCGTGATTCAAAAGAGATCAAGGAAAAGCTCTGGAATGAACGCTTTTCAAACTGGTTTGAAGGCCCGGATGATCCAAAGTATGTGGTACTTGAGGTTGAACCGACATCTATTCGCCTGATGAATTCAGGAGAAGAGCCGCAGTCACTTGATTTAGATAAGTAG
- a CDS encoding FecCD family ABC transporter permease yields MSRFKSVRFGKRGPSFLFDQRTMLSVAVALAVVIGAFLISLGLGEVWVSPLDIIKVFLGMGEPLNELVIREFRLPRVLIALLVGVALAVAGAMLQGMVRNPLASPDVIGISGGASVFVVGFLVLFSDSNGALSVSIQWLPVAAFLGALIAAILVYIFSWKNGLSPIRLVLIGIGLSLFANAVTTMLMLIGPIYRASQANIWITGSVNGSTWSQVWILLPWVSVLFLAALFMARHLNLLELGDDISTSMGSIVSRQRILILLISTGLVGGSVAFAGGIGFVGLMAPHLARKLIGSSFGSLIPMSALIGAGLVMLADLMGRLIAAPLEIPAGVFTAAIGAPYFIYLLFKERGKKS; encoded by the coding sequence ATGAGCCGTTTTAAATCTGTGCGTTTTGGTAAACGGGGTCCCTCCTTCCTGTTTGATCAGCGGACGATGCTGAGCGTAGCTGTGGCACTAGCTGTTGTGATCGGCGCATTCCTGATCAGTCTTGGATTAGGTGAAGTCTGGGTCTCGCCGCTTGATATTATAAAAGTGTTCTTAGGAATGGGGGAACCGCTGAACGAGCTGGTCATACGGGAATTCAGGCTGCCGCGTGTTCTGATCGCTCTGCTTGTAGGTGTAGCGCTGGCTGTTGCCGGTGCGATGCTGCAGGGAATGGTCAGAAATCCGCTCGCTTCACCGGATGTGATCGGAATTTCAGGCGGGGCAAGTGTCTTTGTTGTCGGATTCCTTGTGCTATTCAGCGATTCGAATGGGGCGCTGTCAGTTTCTATTCAGTGGCTCCCGGTTGCCGCCTTTCTCGGTGCATTGATTGCAGCTATACTTGTCTATATTTTTTCATGGAAAAACGGGCTTTCTCCGATTCGCCTCGTGCTGATCGGGATCGGCTTATCTTTATTCGCAAATGCCGTGACCACCATGCTGATGCTGATTGGTCCTATCTACCGGGCCAGCCAGGCAAACATCTGGATTACCGGGTCAGTGAACGGATCCACGTGGAGTCAGGTATGGATTCTGCTGCCGTGGGTCAGCGTATTGTTTCTTGCTGCGCTATTCATGGCACGTCATTTAAATCTGCTTGAACTTGGTGATGATATCAGCACGTCAATGGGCTCAATCGTCTCCAGACAGCGGATATTGATTCTGCTGATCAGTACCGGACTTGTTGGAGGTTCTGTGGCCTTTGCCGGAGGGATTGGTTTTGTCGGACTGATGGCACCGCATCTTGCAAGAAAGTTAATCGGATCCTCGTTCGGTTCGCTGATTCCAATGTCAGCGCTGATCGGGGCAGGGCTTGTCATGCTGGCTGATTTAATGGGACGGCTGATTGCTGCACCACTTGAGATTCCGGCAGGGGTATTCACTGCAGCAATTGGCGCACCTTACTTTATTTATCTTTTATTTAAAGAAAGGGGCAAAAAATCATGA
- a CDS encoding YqaE/Pmp3 family membrane protein: MLYILAIFLPPLAVLFTGRFGSFLLNILLTILGYIPGLIHAVIVVRDEKHKKDMQRYMQKS; the protein is encoded by the coding sequence ATGCTTTATATACTTGCTATTTTCCTGCCGCCACTCGCGGTATTATTCACAGGCAGATTCGGTTCATTTCTGCTGAATATCCTGCTGACGATCCTCGGCTATATTCCAGGACTGATCCACGCAGTGATTGTTGTACGCGATGAAAAACATAAAAAAGATATGCAGCGCTATATGCAAAAATCATAG
- a CDS encoding ABC transporter substrate-binding protein, with the protein MKKFSYLLLLMSVAALILAACGGSSESSDEEAADSGESAETYTVEHAMGTAEIEGTPEKVVILTNEGTEALLSMGVTPAGAVQSWTGDPWYDHIADQMEGVEVVGTESEVNVEAIAALDPDLIIGTKLRQEAVYEQLEAIAPTVMSETLKGDWQENFELYAEALNMTEEGEQVMADFETRVDELSGQLEEGGHLEKEISMVRFLAGDTRIYHKDSFSGIILDQLGFARPPEQDVDDFSENGVTKERVEAMEGDVLFYFTYETGDGEANQNAEDWLNDPLFQNLEVVQEGNIQEVSDTIWNTAGGVLAANVMLDDIEEYFLAE; encoded by the coding sequence ATGAAAAAGTTTAGTTACCTATTACTCTTAATGAGTGTAGCAGCGCTGATCCTTGCAGCATGTGGCGGCTCATCTGAATCATCAGATGAAGAAGCAGCTGACAGCGGGGAATCTGCTGAAACATATACAGTGGAACACGCAATGGGTACAGCCGAAATTGAAGGGACACCTGAAAAAGTCGTGATCCTGACAAACGAAGGAACGGAAGCTCTTTTATCAATGGGCGTAACACCTGCAGGAGCTGTTCAGTCATGGACTGGAGATCCGTGGTATGACCATATTGCTGATCAGATGGAAGGTGTCGAAGTAGTCGGAACAGAAAGTGAAGTAAATGTTGAAGCCATTGCTGCGCTTGATCCGGATCTGATTATCGGTACAAAACTTCGTCAGGAAGCTGTATACGAGCAGCTTGAAGCAATTGCACCAACTGTGATGTCAGAAACACTGAAAGGTGACTGGCAGGAAAACTTTGAACTGTACGCTGAAGCACTGAACATGACTGAAGAAGGCGAACAGGTCATGGCTGATTTTGAAACACGCGTTGACGAGCTGAGCGGTCAGCTTGAAGAAGGCGGACACCTTGAAAAAGAAATCTCAATGGTCCGTTTCCTTGCAGGAGACACGCGTATTTATCATAAAGATTCATTCTCAGGAATTATCCTGGATCAGCTCGGCTTTGCACGTCCACCCGAGCAGGATGTAGATGACTTCTCAGAAAACGGCGTCACAAAAGAACGTGTCGAAGCGATGGAAGGTGACGTCCTATTCTACTTCACTTACGAAACAGGAGACGGTGAAGCGAACCAGAACGCTGAAGACTGGCTGAATGACCCATTATTCCAGAACCTCGAAGTCGTTCAGGAAGGTAACATCCAGGAAGTAAGCGACACAATCTGGAACACAGCAGGCGGCGTGCTTGCAGCAAATGTGATGCTGGATGACATTGAAGAGTATTTTTTAGCTGAATAA
- a CDS encoding FecCD family ABC transporter permease: MKSSKFFTLFSIMGAFVFMLILLFASVRFGYQQTSMQQIIQSFTAFDGSNAHLIIQNVRIPRALIAAAVGAALAVSGVLMQTLTKNPLASPSIFGVNAGAGLAVVIGVTVFNVSSLNAFAILAFIGAAVAITAVFGLGSLDQRGLSPLQLTLAGAALSALFASVTQGLLVLNESALESVMFWLAGSVQGRDLALLQTALPYLAAGFIIALVFSRSFNILAMGDDVANGLGVKTGPLKIWIGVIVVLLAGGAVSVAGPIGFIGIMIPHLARKWIGIDHRVLIPMSALLGANLLLAADIAARYVIMPQEIPVGVMTAIIGTPIFIYIARRVGTSQ, encoded by the coding sequence ATGAAATCTTCGAAATTCTTTACACTTTTTTCAATCATGGGTGCATTTGTTTTTATGCTGATTCTATTGTTTGCAAGTGTGAGGTTCGGTTACCAACAGACTTCGATGCAGCAGATTATTCAGTCATTCACTGCATTTGACGGGTCAAATGCCCATTTAATTATACAAAACGTCCGCATTCCAAGAGCACTGATTGCAGCTGCAGTTGGTGCAGCACTGGCTGTGTCAGGTGTGCTGATGCAGACGCTGACGAAAAACCCGCTTGCTTCCCCGAGTATTTTCGGGGTGAATGCCGGCGCAGGGCTTGCGGTTGTGATTGGGGTTACAGTGTTCAACGTCAGTTCTCTTAATGCCTTTGCAATTCTTGCTTTTATTGGCGCAGCTGTTGCGATTACAGCGGTGTTCGGATTGGGCTCACTTGACCAGAGAGGCTTATCACCGCTTCAACTGACACTTGCCGGCGCTGCATTATCCGCGCTTTTTGCATCAGTTACCCAGGGGCTTCTGGTGCTGAATGAATCAGCGCTCGAATCCGTGATGTTCTGGCTCGCCGGTTCTGTGCAGGGACGCGATCTGGCGCTGTTACAGACAGCTCTTCCCTACCTTGCTGCCGGCTTTATCATTGCGCTGGTCTTTTCAAGGTCCTTTAACATTCTCGCGATGGGTGATGATGTCGCAAACGGGCTTGGCGTGAAAACCGGTCCTTTAAAAATCTGGATCGGCGTTATTGTTGTGCTGCTGGCCGGCGGCGCTGTATCTGTTGCCGGGCCAATTGGATTTATCGGAATTATGATTCCCCATTTAGCGAGAAAGTGGATCGGAATTGATCACAGGGTATTGATACCAATGTCTGCCCTGCTTGGTGCAAACCTACTGCTCGCAGCTGATATTGCCGCAAGGTATGTGATTATGCCTCAGGAAATCCCTGTAGGCGTCATGACGGCAATCATCGGTACACCAATCTTTATCTATATCGCAAGAAGGGTGGGGACATCACAATGA
- a CDS encoding HIT family protein — protein MSYDLNCPLCNPHQDIEQQIVLESKTCYFLQHNRHQDVLEGSGLIVPKKHRQDIFELTKEEWNDTYNMLHEAKKVLQETVSPDGYTIGWNVGKVSNQEIPHCHLHVIPRYHDEPLAGKGIRYWLKQENNRRENSPRNKNKKNNRGRRSGSYE, from the coding sequence ATGTCTTACGATTTGAATTGCCCATTATGTAACCCGCATCAGGATATTGAACAGCAGATCGTGCTGGAAAGCAAAACCTGTTATTTTTTGCAGCATAACAGACATCAGGATGTCCTTGAAGGCAGCGGGTTAATTGTCCCGAAAAAACACAGACAGGATATATTTGAGTTAACGAAAGAAGAGTGGAACGATACATATAATATGCTTCATGAAGCGAAAAAGGTCTTACAGGAAACTGTCAGTCCTGATGGCTACACAATTGGGTGGAATGTCGGGAAGGTCTCAAATCAGGAGATCCCCCATTGCCATCTGCACGTTATCCCCAGGTATCATGATGAACCATTGGCGGGAAAAGGGATTCGCTACTGGTTGAAGCAGGAGAATAACAGAAGAGAGAATAGCCCACGTAATAAAAACAAAAAAAATAATCGAGGCAGAAGGAGTGGATCGTATGAGTGA
- a CDS encoding DUF4064 domain-containing protein codes for MKRTAEGVMTIIGIIVNVLMIIGVFLIGALFNDPAMQAEFERELQNDPAMADAGIDPTMITDMFAGLGLYFNVVVIISTILSIIALFAMKRNKKPKLAGGLLIASTLVVAVGTVLLGWLPALLFLIAGIMCFVRKPKVVEDPYQRTDDEMRPL; via the coding sequence ATGAAAAGAACAGCAGAAGGCGTAATGACGATTATTGGGATCATCGTTAATGTATTGATGATCATCGGTGTATTTTTAATCGGTGCATTATTTAATGATCCTGCGATGCAGGCGGAATTTGAAAGAGAGTTACAGAATGACCCTGCAATGGCAGATGCGGGTATTGACCCGACAATGATTACAGATATGTTCGCAGGACTGGGCTTATATTTTAATGTAGTTGTTATTATCAGTACAATTCTAAGCATAATCGCCCTGTTTGCAATGAAACGCAATAAAAAACCGAAGCTTGCAGGTGGATTATTAATTGCAAGTACACTGGTTGTGGCAGTAGGAACAGTGCTACTCGGCTGGCTGCCGGCACTATTATTCCTGATCGCAGGAATCATGTGCTTTGTCCGCAAACCGAAAGTGGTAGAGGATCCGTATCAGCGTACAGATGATGAGATGAGACCGCTATAA
- a CDS encoding GNAT family N-acetyltransferase: MEWKCTRFDELSAKELHDILKARVDIFVVEQNCAYHEVDGYDPESWHLQLRIDGRLAAYARLMKAGTKYNKASIGRIIVLEEFRNRKLGRLLVQQSIDLMKEWGTEEIMLQGQTYLRDFYRSFGFEEISAEYLDDGIPHVDMLLTIHSTEKS, translated from the coding sequence ATGGAATGGAAGTGTACTCGCTTTGACGAGCTTTCAGCAAAAGAACTGCACGATATTTTAAAAGCGCGCGTGGATATTTTTGTCGTAGAGCAGAACTGTGCTTATCATGAAGTGGATGGATATGACCCTGAATCCTGGCACCTTCAGCTGAGGATTGACGGCAGGCTTGCAGCATATGCAAGACTGATGAAGGCAGGGACAAAGTATAATAAGGCCTCAATTGGAAGAATTATTGTGCTCGAGGAATTCAGAAACCGCAAGCTTGGCCGCCTGCTTGTTCAACAGTCAATTGATCTGATGAAGGAGTGGGGCACTGAAGAGATTATGCTGCAGGGGCAGACTTACTTAAGAGATTTTTACCGTTCATTCGGTTTTGAAGAAATCTCGGCAGAATATCTTGATGACGGCATTCCTCACGTGGATATGCTGCTAACCATACATTCTACAGAAAAGAGTTGA
- the pulA gene encoding type I pullulanase encodes MVRIESYEKQPPLLKEVTVTLHYHRYDHDYEGWNLWVWLEGETGHMVEFSEEDSYGKTAVFALQSTEEIKRVGFIIRKSTEENDWAGKRFDDRFITSFDPSGHAEVWLMQGMERIYENLNDVTVFPGIISAKIDKWDEISVLTNLSFDWEHDNLHVALHGAEIKKVRVEKDNAGSDLANRLVIKTKNRLSLTKQYQVNLSHFGYCDVTFGDIMRTKKFDQTFKYDGFLGSQYSPEQTSFCFWAPSARQAEIKLFKNGEVFLFKMNHGECGTWHIDLAGDWEGAHYLYRVRIGKEWRETQDPYAKAVSVNGTRSAVVDLGKTNPASWKPVTRTLESPVDAVIYELHIRDATIHEDSGVFNKGKYLGLAEQGTVTAHGFSTGLDYLAELGVTHVQLLPFYDYWTVDETKLDQPQYNWGYDPKHFNAPEGSYSTDPTHHALRIKELKTLIQAIHDRGMSVIMDVVYNHVYDVARSPFHQLVPGYYFRYTRNGKLSNGTGVGNDTASERAMMRRFIVDSLVYWATEYQIDGFRFDLMGIHDVETMRAARSALDNIDPAIMMLGEGWDLQTALPDHLKANQYQADQMKGVAHFNDALRDHLKGNTFSKQDNGFINGRIGMRYHLLQGVSAGMKVPYDRKTFISPEQVVNYAEAHDNHTLWDKLCFTTPNANMSDHKRMHRLATSIILLSQGVPFLHAGQEFMRTKYGVENSYRSPDEINKLDWHRREEFNQTVNFIKGLIRLRKAHPAFRMRTKDDIVNQMHFHATDERLIAYDLTPAEGRYERYTVIHNAHGGPVKYHLDSAGPWHILADGIHADSEPLGVLRSDVVEVSRHSTYVLALPFNSMDSRE; translated from the coding sequence ATGGTGAGAATCGAATCTTACGAAAAACAGCCGCCACTTTTAAAAGAAGTGACCGTCACACTCCATTATCATCGCTATGACCATGACTATGAAGGGTGGAATCTGTGGGTATGGCTTGAAGGTGAAACCGGACATATGGTGGAGTTTTCTGAAGAAGACAGCTATGGAAAAACAGCTGTTTTTGCCTTACAGAGCACTGAAGAAATCAAGCGTGTCGGTTTTATTATCCGAAAAAGCACAGAAGAAAATGACTGGGCAGGCAAACGCTTTGATGACCGGTTTATTACTTCATTTGACCCGTCAGGCCATGCAGAAGTCTGGCTGATGCAGGGAATGGAGCGAATCTATGAAAACCTGAATGATGTGACTGTTTTTCCCGGCATTATCAGCGCAAAGATTGATAAATGGGATGAAATTTCCGTTCTCACTAACCTTTCCTTTGATTGGGAACACGACAATCTCCACGTCGCCCTTCATGGAGCTGAAATAAAAAAAGTCCGCGTTGAAAAGGATAACGCCGGCTCAGATCTTGCAAACCGTCTGGTCATTAAAACGAAAAACAGACTTTCCCTGACAAAGCAATATCAGGTGAACCTCTCCCATTTCGGTTATTGTGATGTTACATTCGGTGACATTATGCGTACGAAAAAGTTTGATCAGACGTTTAAATATGATGGTTTTCTCGGGTCTCAATATTCACCTGAACAAACTTCCTTCTGTTTCTGGGCACCCTCTGCCCGGCAGGCTGAAATAAAGCTTTTTAAGAATGGTGAAGTCTTTTTATTCAAGATGAATCATGGTGAGTGCGGAACGTGGCATATCGACCTTGCAGGTGACTGGGAGGGTGCCCACTATCTGTACCGCGTCCGCATCGGGAAAGAATGGCGTGAAACGCAGGATCCTTATGCAAAAGCCGTCAGTGTGAACGGCACCAGAAGTGCTGTAGTAGATCTGGGAAAAACAAACCCTGCATCCTGGAAACCTGTTACGCGTACACTTGAATCTCCCGTGGATGCGGTGATCTATGAGCTGCATATCCGTGATGCGACGATACATGAAGACAGCGGGGTATTCAATAAAGGGAAATACCTTGGTCTTGCTGAACAGGGAACTGTGACAGCGCATGGTTTTTCAACCGGACTCGATTATTTGGCAGAGCTTGGCGTCACACATGTACAATTACTGCCGTTTTATGATTACTGGACAGTGGATGAGACGAAGCTCGATCAGCCTCAATATAACTGGGGCTACGATCCGAAGCATTTCAACGCACCTGAGGGATCGTATTCTACTGATCCGACTCACCACGCACTCCGGATCAAAGAACTTAAGACGCTGATTCAGGCCATTCACGACCGTGGCATGAGTGTGATCATGGATGTCGTCTATAACCATGTTTATGATGTTGCAAGGTCTCCTTTTCACCAGCTCGTTCCGGGTTATTACTTCCGATATACCCGAAATGGAAAACTGTCAAATGGGACTGGTGTAGGAAATGATACAGCCTCTGAGCGCGCAATGATGAGGCGATTTATCGTAGATTCTCTTGTTTACTGGGCAACGGAGTATCAGATTGACGGCTTCCGGTTTGATCTGATGGGTATTCATGATGTAGAAACCATGAGAGCTGCCAGAAGTGCTCTGGATAACATTGATCCTGCCATCATGATGCTCGGTGAAGGCTGGGACCTCCAGACTGCACTCCCTGATCATTTAAAAGCAAATCAGTATCAGGCGGATCAGATGAAAGGCGTCGCCCATTTTAATGACGCACTGCGCGATCATTTAAAGGGAAACACCTTCTCAAAACAGGATAACGGCTTTATCAACGGCAGAATCGGCATGAGATATCACCTGCTTCAGGGCGTGTCTGCCGGCATGAAAGTGCCTTATGACAGAAAAACATTTATCTCACCCGAGCAGGTCGTCAATTATGCAGAAGCCCATGATAATCATACACTTTGGGATAAACTCTGCTTTACAACACCAAATGCAAACATGAGCGATCATAAAAGGATGCACAGGCTTGCTACCTCGATCATTCTGTTATCCCAGGGCGTTCCTTTCCTGCATGCAGGTCAGGAATTCATGCGGACAAAATACGGAGTTGAAAACAGCTACCGTTCACCTGATGAGATCAACAAGCTCGACTGGCACCGCCGTGAAGAATTCAATCAGACCGTTAACTTTATTAAAGGGTTAATCAGGCTGAGAAAAGCACATCCCGCTTTCAGAATGAGAACGAAAGATGACATCGTGAATCAGATGCATTTTCATGCGACGGACGAGAGGTTAATTGCGTATGACCTGACCCCTGCTGAAGGACGCTATGAACGTTATACCGTCATCCACAACGCGCACGGCGGACCGGTAAAGTATCACCTTGATTCAGCTGGTCCATGGCATATCCTTGCTGACGGGATCCATGCAGACAGTGAGCCGCTCGGTGTCTTAAGGTCAGACGTGGTTGAAGTGAGCCGTCACAGCACCTATGTCCTTGCCCTTCCGTTTAATTCAATGGATAGTCGGGAATAA
- a CDS encoding metal-sensitive transcriptional regulator, with protein MEYDKQQINRLKRAEGQIKGILRMMEEGKDCRDVVTQLSATRTALDRTIGLIVARNLEECLRNAEKGEDSADYINEAVQLLVKSR; from the coding sequence ATGGAATATGATAAGCAGCAAATCAACCGTCTGAAACGTGCTGAAGGGCAGATAAAGGGTATCTTACGCATGATGGAAGAAGGCAAAGACTGCAGAGATGTTGTGACTCAGCTTTCTGCTACACGTACGGCACTGGACCGCACAATTGGTCTGATCGTGGCACGCAACCTTGAGGAGTGTCTGCGTAACGCTGAAAAGGGTGAAGATTCAGCGGATTATATTAATGAAGCTGTTCAGTTACTGGTGAAGTCGAGGTAA
- a CDS encoding DUF2164 domain-containing protein — protein sequence MTDPFSLHADVKHDMTNQIQTYFLNEHDEEIGQLKATLILDFFLKEIAPAVYNQGIADAHQFLEKKLEDLFSIQK from the coding sequence ATGACAGACCCGTTTTCTTTACATGCTGACGTAAAACATGACATGACCAATCAGATTCAGACATACTTTCTTAATGAACACGATGAAGAAATCGGTCAGCTGAAAGCCACACTGATTCTTGATTTCTTTTTAAAAGAAATTGCCCCTGCCGTATATAACCAGGGAATTGCTGATGCACATCAATTTTTAGAGAAAAAGCTTGAGGACCTGTTTTCCATCCAAAAGTAA
- a CDS encoding HAD family hydrolase, protein MPSAIFFDLDDTLLWDKKSIETALEKTVKDAEELYGTNPEKLLTAVKETAPQLYQEYAFYDFTKMIGINPFEGLWGQFGDPVHHKFREMGAEIKDYQLRVWQEALKAQGIEQSGEALREKFISHRKSSPFLYEETLDVLDKLKEKYQLVVVTNGAPSLQLEKLRITPELIPYFDHIVISGNVAEGKPGQPIFEHALRVSGKAAEDVWMIGDNLKTDILGANRAGIHSIWIQHDASKTPGEGDGRPDRTISRLKEILNLL, encoded by the coding sequence ATGCCATCTGCAATTTTTTTCGATCTTGACGATACACTTTTATGGGATAAAAAAAGTATTGAGACTGCACTTGAGAAAACGGTAAAGGATGCTGAAGAGCTGTACGGAACAAATCCTGAAAAACTCCTTACAGCAGTAAAAGAAACCGCGCCACAGCTTTATCAGGAGTACGCGTTCTACGACTTCACAAAAATGATTGGGATCAACCCGTTCGAAGGGCTCTGGGGACAGTTTGGTGATCCGGTACACCACAAATTCAGGGAGATGGGCGCTGAAATAAAGGATTACCAGCTTCGTGTGTGGCAGGAAGCGCTCAAAGCACAAGGCATCGAACAGTCAGGTGAAGCATTAAGAGAGAAATTCATCAGCCATCGAAAGTCCTCACCGTTTCTATATGAAGAAACCCTCGATGTACTGGACAAACTCAAAGAAAAATATCAGCTTGTCGTTGTCACAAACGGTGCGCCGTCACTGCAGCTTGAAAAATTACGGATCACTCCTGAGCTGATACCTTACTTTGACCATATCGTGATCTCGGGAAATGTCGCAGAAGGGAAGCCGGGACAGCCTATTTTCGAGCATGCACTCCGAGTCTCTGGGAAAGCTGCCGAAGACGTCTGGATGATCGGGGACAACCTGAAAACAGATATTCTTGGGGCTAACCGTGCGGGGATCCACAGCATCTGGATCCAGCATGACGCGTCAAAAACACCTGGTGAAGGCGACGGTAGGCCTGACCGGACCATCAGCCGCCTGAAAGAAATTTTAAATCTGCTGTGA